The following proteins are co-located in the Apium graveolens cultivar Ventura chromosome 5, ASM990537v1, whole genome shotgun sequence genome:
- the LOC141661213 gene encoding uncharacterized protein LOC141661213, producing the protein MTAGGYEMVVDLEAHKCACKKWELSGIPCYHACACITWSKKGYETFIHQYFTKDLFLECYKYIVEPICGEEEWTETPYPKPLPPEVKPQTGRPKNKRSKKNDVVGVDATRLKMQHTTVKCTYCTEYGSKVHFMYLYFGCQTTCNTNFHYLSLETPQ; encoded by the coding sequence ATGACAGCTGGAGGTTATGAGATGGTGGTTGACTTAGAGGCACATAAATGTGCTTGCAAGAAATGGGAATTATCAGGTATCCCATGTTATCATGCTTGTGCATGCATAACATGGAGTAAAAAAGGTTATGAAACATTTATTCATCAATATTTTACTAAAGACCTTTTCTTGGAATGCTACAAATATATTGTTGAGCCTATCTGTGGTGAAGAGGAATGGACGGAGACCCCATATCCTAAACCTCTTCCACCAGAGGTCAAGCCTCAAACAGGTAGGCCTAAAAATAAAAGGAGCAAGAAAAATGATGTGGTTGGTGTTGATGCAACTAGGTTGAAAATGCAACATACAACTGTTAAGTGCACCTATTGCACTGAGTATGGGAGTAAAGTGCACTTTATGTACTTATATTTTGGATGTCAGACCACTTGCAATACTAACTTTCACTATCTCTCACTTGAAACACCGCAGTAA
- the LOC141661212 gene encoding uncharacterized protein LOC141661212 — protein MASSNVAAGEDLLDVMCDCYRMSVMKTRWFGVNAGRRFGECGDDNCGYHKWIDRPLSARAVEVIEELQQRNIDAIDKLRRRIDRMVARHQAQLDKLKRKEEFIVIAMFVLFSLMMNMVLQSLG, from the coding sequence ATGGCCTCCTCCAATGTTGCTGCTGGTGAAGACTTGCTCGATGTCATGTGTGATTGTTACCGAATGAGTGTTATGAAGACTCGTTGGTTTGGAGTAAATGCAGGCAGGAGGTTCGGAGAATGTGGAGATGATAATTGCGGGTATCACAAGTGGATCGACCGACCACTTAGTGCTCGAGCAGTAGAGGTGATTGAAGAGCTACAACAAAGAAATATTGATGCGATCGACAAGCTCAGGCGGAGGATAGATCGAATGGTTGCAAGGCACCAAGCTCAGTTGGATAAGCTGAAGAGGAAAGAAGAATTTATAGTCATTGCAATGTTTGTCCTTTTCTCTCTCATGATGAACATGGTGCTGCAGTCATTGGGATAA
- the LOC141661211 gene encoding uncharacterized protein LOC141661211, whose amino-acid sequence MNPTWPLASFLQKVVNDWNFHVSIFAIGRAKKKALEKINGNHIDQYGKLWEYGNELLKVMPDSTIKLMTEEHEVSDGRKRFKRFYICLGPLKRGFRAGCRPLLDLDAWAIVEAENSDSWNWFLMNVKEDLNIENDVRWAFISDKQKGLIDALEAVFPNVEHRFCVMYLYRNMWKDHKGIGVRMLLWLAARATTDYTFNKHMEELKKLRNQEANGVGVLSEQCKSDIFVNTHCEVFNSSITKYRDLPIISMLKAIHKDVMRRIQQRRDKMQNSYALNPIYPNAMRRLNKAIDQSKGCHVLWSGGARYLVTMTGGGYEMVVDLEAHKCACKKWELSGIPCYHACACIAWSKKGYEPFIHQCFTKDLFLECYKYIVEPICGEEKWTETPYPKPLPPEVKPQTGRPKKKRSKKNDVVGVDATRLKRQNTTVKCTYCTEYGHNTRTCPAKTSDITNGCEKIVKIMKKYIPKKKAPEAPTTGQTDIPPVQNPIPHEVRNVTQTDISVHEVQGRRTSPRKIVRVRQKYTPKKKAPETI is encoded by the exons ATGAATCCCACATGGCCCTTAGCCTCATTCCTACAGAAGGTGGTAAATGATTGGAACTTTCATGTTTCCATTTTTGCAATAGGCAGGGCAAAGAAGAAGGCATTAGAGAAAATTAATGGGAACCATATTGATCAGTATGGGAAGTTATGGGAGTATGGTAATGAGCTGCTGAAAGTCATGCCTGATAGCACTATCAAATTGATGACTGAAGAACATGAGGTGAGTGATGGTAGaaagagatttaagagattttACATTTGTCTTGGGCCATTAAAAAGGGGATTTAGGGCTGGATGTAGGCCTCTCCTGGATTTGGATG CTTGGGCCATAGTAGAAGCTGAAAATTCTGACAGTTGGAACTGGTTTTTGATGAATGTTAAAGAAGATTTGAATATAGAAAATGATGTAAGATGGGCATTCATATCAGATAAGCAGAAG GGTCTGATTGATGCACTTGAAGCTGTTTTCCCCAATGTTGAGCACAGATTTTGTGTGATGTATCTCTATAGAAATATGTGGAAAGACCATAAAGGAATTGGAGTTAGAATGTTGTTGTGGTTGGCAGCTAGGGCCACCACTGACTATACTTTCAATAAACACATGGAGGAGCTAAAGAAG CTGAGAAACCAAGAAGCCAATGGAGTAGGAGTGCTTTCAGAGCAATGCAAGAGTGACATTTTTGTCAACACCCACTGTGAAGTCTTCAACAGTAGCATCACAAAGTATAGGGATCTTCCTATAATATCAATGTTGAAAGCAATTCACAAAGATGTGATGAGGAGGATACAACAAAGGAGGGACAAAATGCAAAATAGCTATGCTCTGAACCCCATATATCCTAATGCCATGAGGAGGCTGAATAA GGCAATTGACCAAAGCAAAGGATGCCATGTTTTATGGAGTGGTGGTGCAAGATACTTGGTCACCATGACAGGTGGAGGTTATGAGATGGTCGTTGACTTGGAGGCACATAAATGTGCTTGCAAGAAATGGGAATTATCAGGTATCccatgctatcatgcttgtgcatGCATAGCATGGAGTAAAAAAGGTTATGAACCATTTATTCATCAATGTTTTACTAAAGACCTCTTCTTGGAATGCTACAAATATATTGTTGAGCCTATCTGTGGTGAAGAGAAATGGACAGAGACCCCATATCCTAAACCTCTTCCACCAGAGGTCAAGCCTCAAACAGGTAGGCCTAAAAAGAAAAGGAGCAAGAAAAATGATGTGGTTGGTGTTGATGCAACTAGGTTGAAAAGGCAAAATACAACTGTTAAGTGCACCTATTGCACTGAGTATGGACATAATACAAGAACCTGTCCAGCAAAG ACTTCAGACATtacaaatggatgtgaaaagatAGTTAAGATAATGAAGAAGTACATCCCCAAGAAGAAGGCACCAGAGGCACCCACAACTGGACAAACTGATATTCCTCCTGTGCAGAATCCTATTCCTCATGAAGTTAGAAATGTGACTCAGACTGACATATCAGTTCATGAGGTGCAAGGAAGAAGGACATCACCAAGAAAGATAGTGAGAGTAAGGCAGAAGTACACCCCAAAGAAGAAGGCACCTGAAACAATCTGA